The following proteins come from a genomic window of Streptomyces liliiviolaceus:
- a CDS encoding AAA family ATPase: MRGREAELTELAGMMRQPRGRFAVLCAAGGMGKTTVAAQLAAKADAAGWRVFWVRWRDSAELAQQMVQAALACGLPEAELESAQAGQASLPDVVWRQLGRARRWLLVVDNADEPQEIGPAGEPLADYRGWIRPHGRGLLVMTSRDGSQQTWGPRARLLPLTPLPAQPAGEVLVDAAPAAGTAEQARDLAVRLGGLPLALHAAGTYLAGPTSRYRTFTTYRQALEQELPLLLGAELPEASHTRVARTVVRHTWEVSLDQLARKGDALARPVLRLLAVLAEAPIPLSLITPDLLSAVTGDNVTVPALEAAFAGLHRYGLLGVPHPPGNTGQASGISGPAQVVLHPLIREINTVALAAEASHLTTWHQALAERLTAAVHEVDEQGRAGWSAAVLLAPHLPALLDLPDARSTAPP, translated from the coding sequence GTGCGCGGACGTGAAGCCGAGCTGACCGAGCTGGCAGGCATGATGCGACAGCCACGAGGACGGTTCGCGGTGTTGTGCGCAGCTGGCGGGATGGGCAAAACAACGGTAGCCGCGCAACTAGCCGCCAAGGCCGACGCGGCGGGCTGGCGAGTGTTCTGGGTACGCTGGCGCGATTCCGCCGAACTGGCGCAGCAGATGGTGCAGGCGGCACTGGCCTGCGGACTACCCGAGGCAGAACTGGAGTCCGCGCAAGCCGGGCAGGCAAGTCTGCCCGATGTAGTGTGGCGGCAGTTGGGCCGGGCACGACGGTGGCTGCTGGTGGTGGACAACGCCGACGAGCCACAAGAGATCGGCCCGGCAGGGGAACCGTTGGCCGACTACCGCGGTTGGATCCGCCCGCACGGCCGAGGTCTGCTGGTGATGACCAGCCGAGACGGCAGCCAACAGACCTGGGGGCCGCGCGCCCGGCTACTTCCCTTGACGCCGCTGCCCGCACAACCTGCAGGAGAGGTCCTCGTTGACGCTGCTCCGGCCGCTGGCACAGCAGAGCAGGCTCGGGACCTGGCCGTTCGGCTCGGCGGGCTCCCGCTGGCGCTGCACGCGGCCGGCACCTACCTGGCCGGACCCACCAGCCGCTACCGCACCTTCACCACCTACCGCCAGGCCCTGGAGCAGGAATTGCCCCTCCTGCTGGGAGCTGAACTGCCGGAGGCCTCTCATACACGAGTCGCCCGCACCGTGGTGCGGCACACCTGGGAGGTGTCCCTGGACCAACTCGCCCGGAAGGGCGATGCTTTGGCCCGCCCCGTGTTGCGACTGCTGGCCGTACTGGCCGAAGCTCCCATCCCGTTGTCCCTGATCACCCCGGACCTGCTGTCTGCCGTAACCGGAGACAACGTCACCGTCCCCGCGTTGGAGGCTGCCTTCGCAGGTCTGCATCGGTACGGCCTCCTTGGCGTACCTCACCCTCCCGGCAACACTGGGCAGGCATCGGGCATCAGCGGCCCGGCGCAGGTGGTGCTGCACCCTTTGATCCGAGAGATCAATACCGTCGCTCTGGCGGCCGAGGCATCCCATCTCACCACGTGGCACCAAGCCCTTGCCGAGCGGTTGACCGCTGCCGTGCACGAGGTGGACGAGCAGGGGCGCGCCGGCTGGTCTGCCGCCGTACTCCTCGCCCCTCACCTGCCAGCGCTGCTCGACCTCCCCGACGCACGCTCCACAGCACCGCCCTGA
- a CDS encoding tetratricopeptide repeat protein — translation MEHAGAFSAARLLHQRVLNFETRTLGPQHPNTLTSRNHLANALFGMGEPTEAIHLLRQTLEDRSRLLGTEHPDTLTSRHDLACALDGMGRHAEALALLRRNLPDRARVLGLMHPHTLASRLSLGLALDGVGEHAEAARLHRQTLDDRIRVLGIEHPDTLTSRHNLAGALARMGKQEEAIRLLRQTLASRVRMLGPEHPHTVRTRDDLQTASAAWRAARRRQIWLRRSRR, via the coding sequence CTGGAGCACGCCGGCGCCTTCAGCGCAGCCCGCCTGCTGCACCAACGGGTCCTCAACTTCGAGACGCGCACCCTAGGTCCCCAGCACCCCAACACCTTGACCAGCCGCAATCACCTGGCCAACGCCTTGTTCGGGATGGGCGAGCCGACTGAGGCGATACATCTGCTCCGGCAGACGCTGGAAGACCGTAGCCGTCTCCTGGGCACGGAGCACCCTGACACCCTGACCAGCCGTCACGACCTCGCCTGCGCCCTGGACGGAATGGGCCGGCATGCAGAGGCGCTGGCTTTGCTGCGGCGGAACCTCCCCGACCGTGCTCGTGTGCTGGGCCTCATGCATCCGCACACTCTGGCCAGCCGTCTCAGCCTCGGTCTCGCCCTGGACGGGGTGGGCGAACATGCGGAAGCGGCCCGCCTGCACCGGCAGACCCTCGACGACCGCATCCGCGTGTTGGGCATCGAGCACCCCGATACCCTGACCAGCCGCCACAACCTTGCCGGCGCACTGGCCAGGATGGGCAAGCAAGAAGAGGCCATACGCCTGCTTCGACAGACCCTCGCCTCCCGCGTCCGTATGTTGGGCCCTGAGCACCCGCACACCGTGCGCACCCGCGACGACCTGCAGACAGCTTCGGCTGCCTGGCGTGCTGCACGACGGCGACAGATCTGGTTACGCCGCTCGCGACGCTAG
- a CDS encoding transposase: MGLLVCDRDAARDVFWRLRIVSRLKGTKGLVVLPHRWKAERTIGWCMNARRNARDYARLPQHSEAHLNRALITMMTRRLTRKSPRTRQWTRKTPATG; the protein is encoded by the coding sequence GTGGGGCTTCTGGTCTGTGACCGCGACGCCGCCCGCGACGTGTTCTGGCGCCTGCGCATCGTCTCCCGGCTCAAAGGCACCAAGGGCCTCGTCGTCCTGCCCCACCGTTGGAAAGCCGAGCGCACAATCGGCTGGTGCATGAACGCCCGCCGCAACGCTCGCGACTACGCGCGCTTGCCCCAGCACTCCGAAGCTCACCTGAATCGGGCACTCATCACCATGATGACCCGGCGGCTGACCCGCAAGAGCCCGCGCACGAGGCAGTGGACGCGGAAGACGCCAGCCACCGGATGA
- a CDS encoding DUF6924 domain-containing protein has protein sequence MMVALSGLSERNEFSAVIIRIDFTDEAAWREMTAELERSSHYDGDPADSYDVVDAPELDGADTDAILAAISAHEELWDQLSVVFVADSTTMRADHHALLAVTTMTREDFDDDEDYEAAIEFGREFRTVPSGVHSIHANLELANMDFEEFSSSAHEDSEGVFRSFAE, from the coding sequence ATGATGGTGGCGCTGTCCGGGCTGTCAGAGCGCAACGAGTTCTCAGCTGTGATCATCAGGATCGACTTTACGGACGAGGCTGCGTGGCGGGAGATGACGGCGGAGCTGGAGAGGTCCTCCCACTACGACGGCGACCCTGCGGATTCCTATGACGTGGTCGACGCGCCGGAGCTGGACGGCGCGGACACAGACGCGATCCTGGCGGCGATATCGGCTCACGAGGAGCTGTGGGACCAGCTCAGTGTGGTGTTCGTCGCCGACAGCACGACGATGCGTGCCGACCACCACGCCCTGCTTGCGGTCACCACCATGACCCGGGAGGACTTTGACGACGACGAGGATTACGAGGCCGCGATCGAGTTCGGACGCGAATTCCGCACGGTGCCGAGCGGTGTCCACTCGATCCATGCCAACCTTGAACTGGCCAACATGGACTTCGAGGAGTTCTCGTCGAGCGCGCACGAGGACTCGGAGGGAGTTTTCCGCTCCTTCGCCGAGTAG
- a CDS encoding alpha/beta fold hydrolase — translation MAWSEHVVVRDGVRLACRDWGGPGQPIVLLHGLAGHAGEWDVLARRLSSRYRVVAVDQRGHGASERHPRDLSRAAYVADVIAVVDQLALRRPVLVGQSLGGHTAMLAAAAHPQLVRALVLVEAGSGGPNPNGPVDIGGWLDSWPTPFPSREAAAAFLGGGPVGAGWAAGLEERDGGWWPRFDRDVIVRSLAENAQRSFRHEWRQVTCPTLVVLAQSSFIPAQEADEMLQQRPATMAMSIPGTAHDLHLEQPGILHTALSGFLENLA, via the coding sequence GTGGCATGGTCTGAACACGTGGTGGTGCGAGACGGCGTCCGGCTTGCCTGCCGGGACTGGGGCGGGCCTGGACAGCCCATCGTATTGCTGCACGGCCTGGCAGGTCACGCGGGTGAATGGGATGTGCTGGCACGGAGGTTGAGCTCCAGATATCGGGTCGTCGCGGTCGACCAGCGCGGGCACGGCGCCAGCGAGCGCCACCCGCGGGACCTCTCCCGCGCCGCCTACGTCGCCGACGTCATCGCCGTTGTCGATCAGCTGGCGCTGCGGCGGCCGGTCCTGGTCGGCCAGTCGCTGGGCGGGCACACGGCTATGCTCGCCGCCGCCGCACATCCCCAACTCGTCCGCGCGCTCGTGCTCGTCGAGGCCGGCTCGGGCGGTCCGAACCCGAACGGCCCGGTGGACATCGGCGGATGGCTCGACTCGTGGCCGACACCGTTTCCCTCACGCGAAGCGGCAGCCGCATTCCTCGGCGGCGGACCGGTCGGCGCAGGCTGGGCGGCCGGACTGGAAGAACGCGACGGCGGATGGTGGCCTCGCTTCGACCGGGACGTGATCGTCCGCTCGCTGGCGGAGAACGCCCAGCGTTCCTTCCGGCACGAGTGGAGGCAGGTCACGTGCCCCACCCTGGTCGTCCTGGCCCAATCCAGCTTCATCCCCGCGCAGGAAGCCGATGAGATGCTCCAGCAGCGACCCGCAACCATGGCCATGAGCATCCCCGGCACTGCCCACGACCTGCACCTGGAACAACCTGGGATCCTGCACACCGCGCTCTCGGGCTTCCTCGAGAACCTCGCCTGA
- a CDS encoding TerD family protein: MGGLDKVEVRLKWDPSPLGESPRHLDIVAATYAADDPFGEPVYLVHYDSRSPDGTINVSRHSQTGQGFGFVEEMSLEFDRLSSAYARVVVGVVIHQEPDARTFADMSNAGTLIVKGYEELLTDDFSGVAHAAATTLAQFTRDDSGHE, translated from the coding sequence GTGGGTGGGCTGGACAAGGTGGAGGTGCGGCTCAAATGGGATCCGAGTCCTCTGGGGGAGTCCCCGCGGCATCTCGACATTGTGGCGGCGACGTACGCGGCAGACGATCCGTTCGGCGAGCCGGTGTATCTGGTGCACTACGACAGCCGTTCACCGGACGGCACGATCAACGTGAGCCGTCACAGCCAGACCGGCCAGGGGTTCGGGTTCGTCGAAGAGATGTCGTTGGAGTTCGACCGCCTGTCGAGCGCCTATGCCAGGGTTGTTGTGGGTGTGGTCATTCATCAGGAGCCGGATGCGAGGACGTTTGCAGACATGTCGAACGCTGGGACCCTGATCGTCAAGGGCTATGAGGAACTGCTTACGGACGACTTCTCCGGTGTGGCGCACGCGGCCGCGACGACCCTTGCGCAGTTCACTCGTGACGACTCCGGTCACGAGTAA
- a CDS encoding acyl-CoA dehydrogenase family protein, translated as MLSNETCLELRDLLFQDGPEGAAVHAHWRKVIGDDLFRHHPATCEERWQLSYDRLRRINEELPLAPDQLAHDPRHLAALHEWASVVDGATATVAGIHYNLFLGSLLDDDRSAPRDLSDFMRLSRVGTFLCTERAHGNDAPALETVARYDRGSDEFVLHTPHPGAAKFMPNTSPAGGPKTAVVAARLLIDNRDQGVFLFLTPLSDHRGALPGVSVTSLPERIGSPVDHCVTSFDRVRLPRTALVQGPQGQLDADGTFHSTVGSARKRFLHTISRVAVGKLCMSASTLGGARAALAIAVRYAGHRHVSGPAGGKRRVPISAYRSHHGRLLEKIADAYAMTFLHRMVTDRWITHAPAEHAPVERLAAIAKGWITWRARDITIEARERCGARALFPANGLAEFPANTDGAITAEGDNLAVWSKAGAEMIFGHQLLPASPHATGAEQLTDVTFLRRALAHVERQAHLAARHDLRTPHPGREKGSFVRWNNATASALALVEAYAVGQAADAFATVCTRAADTAPRTLLNDLCALFMLRHVRAHDGPLLADGILTADHVQTLPSVLNALTARLAPHLDTLAHAFDIPEEHLSSLPMLTD; from the coding sequence GTGCTGAGCAATGAAACCTGTCTGGAACTGCGCGACCTCCTCTTCCAGGACGGCCCCGAGGGCGCCGCCGTGCACGCGCACTGGCGCAAGGTGATCGGTGACGACCTCTTTCGCCACCACCCCGCGACCTGCGAAGAGCGCTGGCAGTTGTCGTACGACCGGCTGCGCCGGATCAACGAAGAACTTCCCCTGGCACCCGACCAGCTGGCCCACGACCCGCGCCACCTCGCCGCGTTGCACGAGTGGGCATCGGTCGTGGACGGCGCCACAGCAACGGTCGCCGGCATCCACTACAACCTCTTCCTGGGCAGCCTTCTCGACGACGACCGATCGGCACCACGCGATCTGAGCGACTTCATGCGCCTGTCCCGCGTCGGCACCTTCCTGTGCACCGAACGAGCACACGGCAACGACGCCCCGGCGCTGGAGACCGTGGCCCGCTACGACCGCGGATCCGACGAGTTCGTGCTGCACACTCCCCACCCCGGCGCTGCGAAGTTCATGCCCAACACCAGCCCGGCGGGCGGCCCGAAGACGGCCGTGGTCGCGGCGCGGCTCCTGATCGACAACCGGGACCAGGGGGTCTTCTTGTTCCTGACCCCGCTGAGTGACCACCGGGGCGCCCTCCCCGGTGTCAGTGTCACCTCCCTGCCTGAGCGCATCGGCAGCCCGGTTGACCACTGTGTGACCTCCTTCGACCGGGTGAGGCTGCCCCGCACCGCGCTGGTCCAGGGCCCGCAGGGGCAGCTGGATGCGGACGGCACCTTCCACAGCACCGTCGGCAGTGCCCGCAAGCGGTTCCTGCACACCATCAGCCGGGTCGCGGTCGGCAAGTTGTGCATGAGCGCCAGCACTCTCGGCGGCGCCCGGGCCGCACTGGCGATCGCCGTCCGCTACGCCGGGCACCGCCACGTATCCGGGCCGGCGGGCGGCAAACGGCGCGTCCCGATCTCCGCCTACCGCTCCCACCACGGACGGCTCCTGGAAAAGATCGCCGACGCCTACGCGATGACCTTCCTGCACCGTATGGTGACCGACCGGTGGATCACCCATGCGCCCGCCGAACACGCTCCGGTGGAACGGCTGGCGGCGATCGCGAAGGGCTGGATCACCTGGCGGGCCCGCGACATCACCATCGAGGCCCGCGAGCGCTGCGGGGCACGCGCCCTGTTCCCGGCAAACGGCCTCGCCGAGTTCCCCGCCAACACAGACGGCGCGATCACCGCTGAGGGCGACAACCTCGCGGTGTGGTCGAAAGCCGGCGCCGAGATGATCTTCGGGCACCAGCTGCTCCCCGCATCCCCTCACGCCACCGGCGCGGAACAGCTGACCGATGTGACCTTCCTGCGCCGCGCCCTGGCACACGTCGAACGCCAGGCGCACCTCGCCGCCCGCCACGACCTACGCACCCCCCACCCCGGCCGCGAAAAGGGCTCATTCGTCCGCTGGAACAACGCCACCGCTTCCGCGCTCGCCCTGGTGGAGGCCTACGCCGTCGGCCAGGCAGCCGACGCCTTCGCCACCGTCTGCACCCGCGCCGCAGACACCGCGCCCCGCACCCTGCTCAACGACCTGTGCGCCCTGTTCATGCTGCGGCACGTTCGCGCACATGACGGCCCGCTGCTCGCCGACGGCATCCTGACGGCCGACCACGTCCAGACACTGCCCAGCGTCCTGAACGCCCTCACCGCCCGCCTCGCCCCACACCTCGACACCCTGGCCCACGCCTTCGACATCCCCGAGGAACACCTCAGTTCCCTGCCCATGCTCACCGACTGA
- a CDS encoding SGNH/GDSL hydrolase family protein, whose amino-acid sequence MARFRTRLARLGSAAALTAGALAPAQLAGAQPAAAADYDWVALGDSYTAGVIQAAGDVFEYPRDGCERTDRSYPQVIDRDLGSFFELTNVLCQRSRWSRRPLASCTPGCASVTPNAARLRSETAGSGPDRARPWSAAGGPRRTCVPGA is encoded by the coding sequence GTGGCAAGGTTCCGTACGCGTTTGGCCCGGCTCGGCTCGGCCGCGGCTCTCACCGCCGGCGCGCTCGCTCCCGCACAGCTCGCCGGGGCGCAGCCCGCCGCCGCGGCGGACTACGACTGGGTCGCCCTGGGCGACTCCTACACCGCCGGGGTCATCCAGGCCGCGGGAGACGTCTTCGAGTACCCCCGGGACGGCTGCGAGCGCACCGACCGGTCCTACCCCCAGGTCATCGACCGGGACCTCGGCTCGTTCTTCGAGCTGACCAACGTCCTCTGCCAGCGGTCCCGGTGGTCACGGCGACCGCTGGCCAGTTGTACGCCTGGGTGTGCGAGCGTGACACCGAACGCGGCGCGCTTACGGTCCGAGACTGCCGGATCGGGTCCGGACCGCGCGCGCCCGTGGAGTGCCGCTGGTGGTCCGAGGAGGACCTGCGTGCCAGGCGCATAG
- a CDS encoding STAS domain-containing protein produces MDVVPSFTVLGKQYACRGAWVVTVRGDLDLASLADQRMRLQDTAAAVPVLVLELSAVTFADSTFLNLLLLLRQATDLRLVGVPHAVVRLLELTGANEVLRLYPSVQDALPETEPGTGR; encoded by the coding sequence GTGGATGTTGTGCCGTCGTTTACTGTGCTGGGAAAGCAGTACGCGTGCCGTGGGGCGTGGGTGGTGACGGTCCGCGGTGATCTCGATCTTGCCTCGCTGGCGGATCAGCGCATGCGTCTGCAGGACACGGCGGCCGCCGTGCCTGTCCTGGTCCTGGAACTGAGCGCGGTTACGTTCGCCGACTCCACCTTCTTGAACCTTCTGCTGCTGTTGCGTCAGGCTACGGACCTGCGGCTGGTGGGCGTGCCCCATGCGGTGGTGCGTCTTTTGGAACTGACCGGCGCTAACGAGGTGCTGCGCCTGTATCCGAGCGTCCAGGACGCGCTTCCCGAGACGGAGCCTGGCACCGGCCGCTGA
- a CDS encoding DUF6221 family protein — protein MPVVTSLMSFLQDRWDEEQRDAALFHELDCPDPPQAGHVSHCWCPCPAQILGRLALHRRIVWDCEQRIRREQSRGVHWSVDSGRAFQIMKALALPYELHPAWQDTWHP, from the coding sequence ATGCCTGTCGTCACCAGTTTGATGTCGTTCCTCCAGGACCGGTGGGACGAAGAACAGCGCGATGCCGCACTCTTCCACGAACTCGACTGCCCCGACCCTCCACAGGCCGGACACGTCAGCCACTGCTGGTGCCCGTGCCCTGCTCAGATCCTTGGCCGGCTTGCCCTCCACCGGCGGATCGTGTGGGACTGCGAACAGCGCATCAGACGCGAGCAGAGCCGGGGTGTGCACTGGTCCGTGGACTCGGGCCGTGCCTTTCAGATCATGAAAGCCCTTGCCCTGCCCTACGAACTGCACCCCGCATGGCAGGACACCTGGCATCCCTGA
- a CDS encoding ANTAR domain-containing protein, whose translation MPVLVCTGPPAQRENGQLREAVVSHAVVDQAIGVVVAVGGLCPDQGFEVLREVSQRTEVKLRQASAMIVDWAHSEQQPEEIRRALEGALAAARCV comes from the coding sequence GTGCCTGTTCTGGTTTGCACTGGTCCTCCTGCTCAGAGGGAGAACGGTCAGCTTCGGGAGGCTGTGGTCTCCCACGCTGTGGTTGACCAGGCGATCGGTGTGGTCGTCGCCGTTGGCGGTCTGTGCCCCGATCAGGGTTTCGAAGTGCTCCGGGAGGTCTCGCAGCGTACCGAAGTGAAACTGCGGCAGGCTTCGGCGATGATCGTGGACTGGGCCCACAGCGAACAGCAGCCCGAGGAGATCCGCAGGGCACTGGAGGGGGCTCTGGCGGCCGCCCGATGCGTGTGA
- a CDS encoding LysE family translocator, protein MSELLGFFAASLVVIVMPGPDLTLLLANTARSGRRAAHATAAGIMLGHALLATAAVAGPTALLAASQIGYTALRITGALYLIYLGAQPGRLHPPAPRRHRTLRRPRSPSPTMRLRAPARAPPSSRG, encoded by the coding sequence ATGTCAGAACTGCTCGGCTTTTTCGCCGCGTCGCTGGTCGTCATCGTCATGCCCGGCCCCGATCTGACCCTGCTGCTGGCCAACACGGCCCGGTCGGGACGGCGCGCGGCTCACGCGACCGCAGCCGGGATCATGCTGGGGCACGCCTTGCTTGCCACGGCTGCGGTGGCAGGCCCGACGGCCCTGCTGGCCGCCTCGCAGATCGGCTACACAGCCCTGCGCATCACCGGCGCCCTCTACCTCATCTACCTCGGTGCTCAGCCCGGCCGACTTCATCCGCCTGCGCCGAGGCGACACCGGACACTCCGGCGCCCCAGGTCGCCCAGTCCGACTATGCGGCTGCGGGCCCCGGCACGCGCGCCGCCTTCCAGCAGGGGCTGA
- a CDS encoding SpoIIE family protein phosphatase, whose amino-acid sequence MESFTETGIPAAPLAGDALMSALFAAAGAGIYAIDSQGLVIACNQWAEHLLGYQPGALIGVNAHDALNPAVGNTEGLREQRPVLKDVAQGKRISGDRAVLLRADGSALPVWWSAVPLPPEAGHGNGAVVVFHDASAQRERAERRADRYAHSETMREQAEYDLAEITWLSEITLAMVSTLDAEQALERLVRQLVPRLADTALIDLADGPTMRRVAWAHHAPGILPATPADLNAPEHPEHQAALTRIRQGGTAQHLPQLATGTGEDLLNLVEAADTLIVPLRMRALTLGALTLIRAAASPPFNEADRLVAEEIARRTALGLDNTRLHAAQADIAATLQRALLTDLPAVPGLELAAHYQPAQRAAEVGGDWYDAFTLPDGDLALVIGDVTGHDIQAASRMSELRNMLRALAVDRPEEQPGQILQRLDTAQAHLTLADSATVILARLHPTPDNRWDLSWSVAGHPPPLLLTTDTTSTYLTGPHAMLLGLRPTMQRPTARIPLPPGATLVLYTDGLVESRTQNIDTGMTRLRQHLDTHHDQPLPRLCTQLATDLGDTRDDITLIAIRTPTHPTTT is encoded by the coding sequence GTGGAGAGTTTCACTGAAACGGGCATCCCCGCCGCCCCGCTGGCGGGCGATGCGCTGATGTCTGCCCTGTTCGCTGCCGCCGGGGCCGGCATCTACGCCATCGACAGCCAGGGACTGGTGATCGCCTGCAATCAGTGGGCGGAACACCTGCTGGGCTACCAGCCCGGCGCCCTGATCGGTGTCAACGCACACGACGCGCTCAATCCCGCCGTCGGCAACACGGAGGGCCTGCGCGAACAGCGGCCGGTCCTCAAGGACGTCGCCCAGGGCAAGCGGATCAGCGGTGACCGTGCGGTACTGCTGCGCGCGGACGGCAGCGCGCTGCCGGTGTGGTGGTCGGCCGTTCCCCTGCCGCCAGAAGCCGGGCACGGCAACGGCGCGGTCGTCGTCTTCCACGACGCGTCCGCCCAGCGCGAGCGCGCCGAACGGCGGGCGGACCGCTACGCGCACAGCGAGACGATGCGCGAACAGGCCGAGTACGACCTCGCAGAAATCACCTGGCTCAGCGAGATCACCCTGGCCATGGTCAGCACCCTGGACGCGGAACAGGCCCTGGAACGTCTGGTACGCCAGCTGGTTCCCCGCCTGGCGGACACCGCGCTGATCGACCTGGCCGACGGGCCCACCATGCGCCGCGTGGCCTGGGCCCACCACGCGCCCGGCATACTGCCCGCCACCCCCGCGGACCTCAACGCGCCTGAACACCCCGAACACCAGGCGGCCCTGACCCGGATCCGCCAGGGCGGCACCGCCCAGCACCTGCCGCAACTTGCCACAGGAACAGGCGAGGATCTGCTGAACCTGGTGGAAGCCGCCGACACCTTGATCGTCCCACTGCGGATGCGCGCACTCACCCTGGGAGCGCTCACCCTGATCCGCGCCGCCGCCAGCCCCCCGTTCAACGAAGCCGACCGCCTCGTGGCCGAGGAGATCGCCCGCCGCACCGCCCTGGGCCTGGACAACACCCGCCTGCACGCCGCCCAGGCCGACATCGCCGCCACCCTCCAGCGCGCCCTGCTCACCGACCTGCCCGCCGTCCCCGGCCTGGAACTCGCCGCCCACTACCAGCCCGCCCAACGGGCCGCCGAAGTCGGCGGCGACTGGTACGACGCCTTCACCCTGCCCGACGGCGACCTCGCCCTGGTCATCGGCGACGTCACCGGCCACGACATCCAGGCCGCCTCCCGTATGAGCGAACTGCGCAACATGCTCCGCGCCCTGGCTGTCGACCGCCCAGAAGAACAACCCGGCCAGATCCTCCAACGCCTCGACACCGCCCAGGCCCACCTGACCCTCGCCGACTCCGCCACCGTCATCCTCGCCCGCCTCCACCCCACCCCCGACAACCGGTGGGACCTGTCCTGGTCCGTCGCCGGCCACCCACCACCCCTGCTCCTGACCACGGACACCACCAGCACCTACCTCACCGGCCCCCACGCCATGCTCCTCGGCTTGCGCCCCACCATGCAACGCCCCACCGCACGCATTCCCCTGCCACCTGGCGCCACCCTCGTCCTCTACACCGACGGCCTGGTCGAATCCCGCACCCAGAACATCGACACCGGCATGACCCGCCTGCGCCAGCACCTCGACACCCACCACGACCAGCCCCTGCCACGCCTGTGCACCCAACTCGCCACCGACCTCGGCGACACTCGCGACGACATCACCCTCATCGCCATCCGCACCCCCACCCACCCCACCACGACCTAA
- a CDS encoding STAS domain-containing protein has product MRPAPRGVAEKPGPVRHEGASILYGRSLLHTAELSRSEKGALRRRAPIRPGVWRRLPLVPVAGGASVRWDDRAIQGGEGPRVSGVERSRDCGTWAVLTLSGEIDLATVPLLREAVDELVTAGRAHLVWNLQAVSFMDSSGLGVLVYAMRSTEAAKGCVRLAGAGQQIRQLLELTGLDTVIEQYPDVPSATGPVTA; this is encoded by the coding sequence ATGCGGCCCGCACCCCGAGGTGTTGCCGAAAAGCCCGGGCCGGTCCGCCACGAGGGCGCCTCGATCCTTTACGGCCGCTCGCTGCTCCACACCGCCGAACTGTCCCGCAGTGAGAAGGGGGCCCTTCGACGCCGTGCACCGATCCGGCCGGGGGTATGGCGTCGGCTTCCGCTCGTGCCGGTGGCTGGCGGAGCGTCCGTCCGGTGGGATGATCGGGCTATTCAAGGTGGGGAGGGACCCCGGGTGTCCGGTGTGGAGCGCTCCCGTGACTGTGGGACGTGGGCGGTTTTGACCTTGTCCGGTGAGATCGACCTGGCAACGGTTCCGCTGCTGCGTGAGGCGGTCGATGAACTGGTCACGGCGGGCCGGGCACATCTGGTGTGGAACCTGCAGGCGGTGAGTTTCATGGACTCCAGCGGGCTGGGAGTGCTGGTCTACGCGATGCGCTCGACAGAAGCCGCGAAGGGCTGCGTGCGGCTGGCCGGCGCTGGCCAGCAGATCCGGCAGCTGCTGGAACTCACCGGACTGGACACAGTGATCGAGCAGTACCCCGATGTGCCTTCCGCGACAGGCCCGGTGACCGCATGA
- a CDS encoding STAS domain-containing protein, with the protein MATSHPAQPGSLSASSTTIDGVHVVTLRGELDHTACRHAATAFAPLAGDTPARTVADFTGVTFMDSSGINMLVTAYKAATATDGWIRVAGAQPPVLHVMELVGLDTVIACYPTVDQALKH; encoded by the coding sequence GTGGCCACGTCGCACCCTGCACAGCCCGGCTCTCTGTCGGCCAGCTCCACCACCATCGACGGCGTACACGTCGTCACCCTGCGCGGCGAACTGGACCACACGGCATGCCGGCACGCTGCGACAGCATTCGCCCCTTTGGCCGGTGACACGCCCGCGAGGACAGTGGCCGACTTCACCGGTGTGACGTTCATGGACTCCAGCGGCATCAACATGCTCGTCACCGCCTACAAGGCCGCCACCGCCACCGACGGCTGGATCCGCGTGGCAGGCGCCCAGCCGCCCGTGCTGCACGTGATGGAACTGGTCGGCCTGGACACCGTCATCGCCTGCTACCCCACCGTGGACCAGGCCCTGAAACACTGA